One window from the genome of Zerene cesonia ecotype Mississippi chromosome 1, Zerene_cesonia_1.1, whole genome shotgun sequence encodes:
- the LOC119831369 gene encoding zinc finger Ran-binding domain-containing protein 2-like — protein MMEGYSYPYAPPFPPIPDGSYPDHGDGFGDYYEMGPAHESKSSKRKSRSKHLSKRDTRRPRSRSKTSLSDRSQSQSKSRSRTISRSRSRSRSRSHSRPRSRELNMKTPSFLDDFRVMYLTPSKHKKSTTKYLATKKRQDKVQEMLKSDGLGSKRWLFYPRSSARDRQGQVTVANEVPAPRDNCDQRVKVDGHFLRKYKKSKRVDRDAPIAKLKRWELIFYKKLGFIHAV, from the exons ATGATGGAAGGTTATAGTTACCCGTACGCCCCCCCTTTTCCCCCCATCCCGGATGGCAGCTACCCGGACCATGGGGACGGTTTTGGAGACTATTATGAGATGGGACCAGCCCACGAATCTAAAAGTAGCAAACG AAAAAGTCGCTCAAAGCATTTGTCAAAACGCGATACAAGGCGGCCCCGGTCTCGAAGTAAGACGTCACTATCTGACCGTTCCCAGTCACAGTCGAAGTCACGGTCGCGAACTATATCACGGTCACGGTCACGGTCAAGGTCACGCAGTCATAGCAGACCGCGAAGTCGTGAGTTGAATATGAAAACGCCAAGCTTTTTGGATGATTTTCGAGTTATGTACTTGACAC CTAGTAAGCATAAGAAGAGTACAACCAAATATTTAGCAACCAAAAAGCGGCAAGATAAGGTCCAAGAAATGCTGAAAAGCGACGGCCTAGGATCCAAGCGGTGGCTGTTCTACCCACGGTCGAGCGCCCGTGACAGGCAGGGGCAGGTCACGGTCGCGAACGAAGTGCCAGCACCACGTGACAACTGCGATCAGCGCGTGAAAGTTGACGGGCACTTTCTCAGGAAGTACAAAAAGAGCAAACGGGTTGACAGAGATGCCCCGATAGCCAAGCTAAAAAGATGGGAGCTGATCTTTTATAAGAAACTAGGTTTTATACACGCTGtgtag